One Amycolatopsis thermophila DNA segment encodes these proteins:
- a CDS encoding MBL fold metallo-hydrolase — MSTPAAPAQAPGFAHTQIGALTVTTVYDGALPIYAADMHDESPERITELLADGFLPPEGDPQTAVNTFLFRSAGRTVLVDAGAGTSLGPGSGHLLGNLRAAGVTPEQVDDVLITHLHPDHVFGLVTADGSPAFPSATVHVSEPDAGYWLDDAVAASAEGVQAQIHSWAGTALAPYRAEGRLSTFAYGEQPVAGVTAVDLHGHTPGHSGFLAGDEVLFWGDTMHCHAVQLRAPHVTMDIDSDRPGARDARLRLLADIRSRPWAVGAAHLPFPGLGRILFRGGEARWVPAPYRPLGTV, encoded by the coding sequence ATGAGCACTCCCGCAGCACCGGCGCAGGCCCCCGGCTTCGCGCACACCCAGATCGGCGCCCTCACCGTGACGACCGTCTACGACGGCGCCCTGCCCATCTACGCCGCCGACATGCACGACGAGTCACCGGAGCGGATCACCGAACTGCTCGCCGACGGCTTCCTCCCCCCGGAGGGCGACCCGCAGACGGCGGTGAACACCTTCCTGTTCCGGTCCGCCGGGCGCACCGTCCTCGTCGACGCGGGGGCCGGCACGTCCCTCGGGCCGGGCAGCGGTCATCTGCTCGGCAACCTCCGGGCCGCCGGGGTCACTCCCGAGCAGGTCGACGACGTCCTGATCACGCACCTGCACCCCGACCACGTGTTCGGCCTCGTCACCGCGGACGGGAGCCCGGCGTTCCCGTCCGCGACGGTGCACGTGTCGGAGCCGGACGCCGGATACTGGCTCGACGACGCCGTCGCGGCGAGCGCCGAAGGCGTGCAGGCACAGATCCACTCGTGGGCCGGCACAGCGCTGGCGCCCTACCGGGCCGAGGGCCGGTTGTCCACCTTCGCCTACGGCGAGCAGCCGGTGGCGGGGGTGACCGCGGTCGACCTGCACGGTCACACCCCCGGCCACAGCGGCTTCCTCGCCGGCGACGAGGTGCTGTTCTGGGGCGACACCATGCACTGCCACGCGGTTCAGCTGCGCGCCCCGCACGTGACCATGGACATCGACAGCGACCGGCCCGGCGCTCGCGACGCCCGGCTGCGCCTGCTGGCCGACATCCGGTCCCGACCTTGGGCGGTCGGCGCCGCGCACCTGCCCTTCCCGGGCCTCGGGCGGATCCTGTTCCGTGGCGGTGAGGCCCGGTGGGTGCCCGCGCCGTACCGTCCACTCGGGACGGTGTGA
- a CDS encoding NmrA family NAD(P)-binding protein — MFVVSSATSNTGSAVADALLAAGHQVRVLGRSLDRLQRFADRGAEAVEVRTDDPGSLRKGFTGARAAFVMIAPGIIPGSDDFPAHQRRVIDAHREALDGLDDLTRIVSLSGWAANYAGARGPVWGLRPFERALDTLTGVDLVHLRPGWFMENTLPMIDEIRATGTAHGLIPADLPLPAIATADIGAVAADLLTGRRTAATRTLELQGPRDVTLAEIAAAIGDAVGRPGARYEEIDAATLRAGLLAAGFSPHMADGTTEMTSDVAARRIAMTQPRTTETATPTTFEQWLTRTVH, encoded by the coding sequence ATGTTCGTCGTCTCCTCAGCAACCAGCAACACCGGTTCCGCCGTCGCGGACGCGCTCCTGGCCGCGGGGCACCAGGTCCGGGTGCTCGGCCGCAGCCTCGACCGCCTCCAGCGGTTCGCCGACCGCGGCGCCGAAGCCGTGGAAGTCCGCACCGACGACCCCGGCAGCCTCCGCAAGGGTTTCACCGGAGCCCGCGCGGCGTTCGTCATGATCGCCCCCGGCATCATCCCCGGCAGCGACGACTTCCCCGCCCACCAGCGCCGCGTGATCGACGCGCACCGGGAAGCGCTCGACGGGCTCGACGACCTCACCCGGATCGTGAGCCTGAGCGGCTGGGCCGCGAACTACGCGGGCGCCCGCGGCCCGGTGTGGGGGCTGCGCCCGTTCGAGCGGGCACTCGACACCCTCACCGGGGTCGACCTGGTCCACCTGCGGCCCGGGTGGTTCATGGAGAACACCCTGCCGATGATCGACGAGATCCGGGCCACCGGCACCGCACACGGGCTCATCCCGGCGGACCTCCCGCTCCCGGCCATCGCCACCGCCGACATCGGCGCCGTCGCCGCCGACCTGCTCACCGGCCGCCGCACCGCCGCCACCCGCACCCTCGAACTGCAGGGCCCCCGGGACGTCACGCTCGCCGAGATCGCCGCCGCGATCGGCGACGCCGTCGGACGGCCCGGCGCGCGCTACGAGGAGATCGACGCCGCCACCCTGCGCGCCGGCCTGCTCGCCGCGGGCTTCTCCCCGCACATGGCCGACGGCACCACCGAGATGACCAGCGACGTCGCCGCACGTCGCATCGCCATGACACAGCCGCGGACCACGGAGACCGCCACCCCGACGACCTTCGAGCAGTGGCTCACCCGGACCGTCCACTGA
- a CDS encoding helix-turn-helix domain-containing protein, protein MSSSSPEWAGRRVVRDPGRVRSGKSSSGELGEFLRSRRAAVTPRDLGIRPSYGDRRRVPGLRREELAELVGVSTTYYTRLERGESHQVSDAILDALARVLNLSPDERAHLYRLARALPPVRGTGHEDRVREPIRDLIAGSRGAVVLVGRRTDILAGNPLGYALWTLTSDEIAAIGTPEPPNQARRVFLDPAARELFADWERQAEDLASYLRVATAERPDDLALHQLVAELATGSADFARLWRDHPVRDCLHTVRRYRHPLVGELELNEEILRLPDDPGQRLIISAAQAGTPSADRLALLGSATAG, encoded by the coding sequence ATGAGTTCTTCCTCGCCCGAGTGGGCCGGCCGGCGGGTGGTGCGCGATCCTGGTCGGGTGCGGTCCGGGAAGTCGTCCTCGGGGGAGCTCGGTGAGTTCCTGCGGTCGCGGCGCGCCGCGGTGACGCCGCGGGACCTGGGCATCCGCCCGTCCTACGGGGACCGGCGCCGGGTGCCGGGCCTGCGGCGGGAGGAGCTCGCCGAGCTGGTCGGGGTCAGCACGACGTACTACACCCGTCTCGAGCGGGGCGAGAGTCACCAGGTCTCGGACGCGATCCTGGACGCCCTCGCCCGCGTGCTGAACCTGTCGCCGGACGAGCGCGCCCACCTCTACCGCCTGGCGCGGGCGCTCCCGCCGGTCCGGGGAACCGGGCACGAGGACCGGGTCCGTGAGCCGATCCGGGACCTCATCGCCGGCAGCCGGGGCGCCGTCGTGCTCGTCGGCCGCCGGACCGACATCCTCGCGGGCAACCCGCTCGGCTACGCCCTGTGGACCCTGACCAGCGACGAGATCGCCGCCATCGGCACGCCGGAGCCGCCCAACCAGGCCCGGCGCGTGTTCCTCGACCCGGCGGCCCGCGAGCTGTTCGCCGACTGGGAGCGCCAGGCCGAGGACCTCGCGTCCTACCTGCGCGTGGCCACCGCTGAACGGCCCGACGACCTGGCCCTGCACCAGCTCGTCGCCGAACTCGCCACCGGCAGCGCCGACTTCGCCCGCCTGTGGCGCGACCACCCGGTGCGGGACTGCCTGCACACCGTGCGCCGCTACCGGCATCCGCTCGTGGGCGAGCTGGAGCTCAACGAAGAGATCCTGCGGCTGCCCGACGACCCCGGGCAGCGCCTGATCATCAGCGCGGCCCAGGCCGGCACCCCGTCGGCCGACCGGCTCGCCCTGCTCGGCTCCGCCACCGCCGGCTGA
- a CDS encoding alcohol dehydrogenase, whose amino-acid sequence MVDVELPTPSPTGREVLLKVERSGVCHTDTHLRHGSYDLGARGSLRLVDRGVSYPLVMGHEVVGTVVAVGDQVSAHHPGDLRLVYPWIGCGDCAECDGQRDNYCAAGRNLGVARHGGYAEYVLVPDEKYLEDITGLDPSWAATLACSGLTAFSAVHKVLPLRPAEPVVVIGAGGVGLTAIAVLRALGHDDICAVDLSAENVAVARGLGASASVRATGDEVSKDIVEACHGPVAAVIDFVNSGVTATAAFDALRKGGRLVQVGLFGGELTVPTALMALKMLTIRGSFVGTPEELRSLVALARRGALPHIPVIDAPLDARSVQDALNRLTRGGVPGRIVLRAADA is encoded by the coding sequence GTGGTCGACGTGGAACTGCCGACCCCCAGCCCCACCGGGCGGGAGGTACTGCTCAAAGTGGAGCGTTCCGGCGTGTGCCACACCGACACGCACCTGCGCCACGGTTCCTACGACCTCGGTGCCCGCGGCAGCCTCCGGCTCGTCGACCGGGGCGTGAGCTACCCGCTGGTGATGGGGCACGAAGTGGTGGGCACCGTCGTGGCGGTGGGCGATCAGGTGAGCGCGCACCACCCCGGCGACCTGCGCCTGGTGTACCCGTGGATCGGCTGCGGGGATTGTGCCGAGTGCGACGGGCAGCGGGACAACTACTGCGCGGCGGGCCGCAACCTGGGCGTCGCCCGGCACGGCGGATACGCCGAGTACGTCCTGGTGCCTGACGAGAAGTACTTGGAGGACATCACCGGACTCGACCCGAGTTGGGCGGCCACGCTGGCGTGTTCCGGCTTGACCGCCTTCAGCGCCGTCCACAAGGTACTGCCGTTGCGGCCGGCGGAACCGGTCGTGGTGATCGGCGCGGGCGGTGTCGGTCTCACCGCAATAGCCGTGCTGCGGGCACTGGGCCACGACGACATCTGTGCCGTCGACCTGTCGGCGGAGAACGTGGCCGTGGCGCGCGGGCTGGGAGCGTCGGCCTCGGTGCGCGCCACGGGCGACGAGGTGAGCAAGGACATCGTCGAGGCGTGCCACGGGCCGGTTGCGGCCGTGATCGACTTCGTCAACAGCGGGGTCACCGCCACGGCTGCCTTCGACGCCCTCCGCAAAGGAGGCCGGCTCGTCCAGGTCGGCCTCTTCGGTGGCGAGCTGACGGTGCCCACCGCGCTGATGGCGCTGAAGATGCTGACGATCCGCGGCAGCTTCGTCGGCACGCCGGAGGAGTTGCGCTCCCTCGTCGCGCTGGCCCGGCGGGGGGCGCTCCCGCACATCCCCGTCATCGACGCACCCCTCGACGCGCGGTCGGTGCAGGACGCCCTGAATCGGTTGACGCGCGGCGGGGTGCCCGGCCGGATCGTGCTGCGGGCCGCGGACGCCTGA
- a CDS encoding NAD-dependent succinate-semialdehyde dehydrogenase translates to MTGYHTTNPATGELVKEFPLASDQDVEQALDRAHSAYRRWRDAPLEQRAGLLRRVARLHRERADELAAILTLEMGKPITQARGEVALVAAIYDYYADHAARFLAEEKLDIAGSGEAVLRTEPIGALVGIMPWNFPYYQVARFAAPNLVLGNTILLKHARNCPQAALAIEDLFTEAGAPEGTYLNLFADSAQIARLIGDPRVQGVSLTGSERAGSAVGEVTGRHMKKYVLELGGSDPFIVLDDTDLEATVAQAVHNRLFNAGQACTASKRFIVLAEVHDAFLERFVRAMREVRPADPTDPATRLGPLASRDVVDDLAEQVEDAVAKGAILHTGGRRVPGPGSFYEPTVLTGVTPGMRAYAEELFGPVAVVHRVASEREAVALANESPFGLAASVYTADVERARALARDLECGMVWINGTSRSAPDLPFGGVKRSGVGRELGELGITEFANKKLVRIP, encoded by the coding sequence ATGACCGGCTACCACACCACCAATCCGGCGACCGGTGAGCTCGTCAAGGAGTTCCCGCTCGCCTCCGACCAGGACGTGGAGCAGGCCCTGGACCGGGCCCACTCCGCCTACCGCCGATGGCGGGACGCGCCGTTGGAGCAGCGGGCCGGACTGCTGCGCCGGGTGGCCCGGCTGCACCGCGAGCGCGCCGACGAGCTCGCCGCGATCCTGACCCTGGAGATGGGGAAACCGATCACCCAGGCCAGGGGAGAGGTGGCACTGGTCGCCGCCATCTACGACTACTACGCCGACCACGCCGCGCGGTTCCTGGCCGAGGAGAAGCTGGACATCGCCGGCAGTGGTGAAGCGGTCCTGCGCACCGAACCGATCGGCGCGCTGGTCGGGATCATGCCGTGGAACTTCCCCTACTACCAGGTGGCGCGGTTCGCCGCGCCCAACCTGGTGCTCGGCAACACGATCCTGCTCAAGCACGCCCGCAACTGCCCGCAGGCGGCACTGGCGATCGAGGACCTGTTCACCGAGGCCGGGGCGCCGGAGGGGACCTACCTCAACCTGTTCGCCGACTCCGCCCAGATCGCGCGCCTGATCGGCGATCCGCGGGTGCAGGGCGTGTCGCTGACCGGGTCCGAGCGCGCCGGGTCCGCCGTCGGCGAGGTGACCGGCCGCCACATGAAGAAGTACGTGCTCGAACTCGGCGGCTCCGACCCGTTCATCGTGCTCGACGACACCGACCTCGAGGCGACCGTCGCGCAGGCCGTGCACAACCGCCTGTTCAACGCAGGTCAGGCCTGCACCGCGTCCAAGCGGTTCATCGTGCTGGCCGAGGTCCACGACGCATTCCTCGAGCGGTTCGTCCGCGCCATGCGGGAGGTCCGGCCGGCGGATCCGACCGACCCGGCCACCCGCCTGGGCCCGCTGGCCTCCCGGGACGTGGTCGACGACCTGGCAGAACAGGTCGAGGACGCGGTCGCGAAGGGGGCGATCCTGCACACCGGCGGCCGGCGCGTCCCAGGCCCGGGTAGCTTCTACGAACCCACCGTGCTCACCGGCGTCACCCCGGGGATGCGGGCCTACGCCGAGGAGCTGTTCGGCCCCGTCGCCGTCGTCCACCGGGTGGCATCCGAGCGGGAAGCCGTCGCGCTGGCCAACGAATCGCCGTTCGGCCTGGCCGCGTCGGTCTACACCGCCGACGTCGAGCGGGCCCGGGCGCTGGCCCGGGACCTCGAGTGCGGGATGGTGTGGATCAACGGCACCAGCAGGAGCGCCCCGGACCTGCCGTTCGGCGGTGTGAAGCGATCGGGCGTCGGCCGGGAGCTCGGTGAGCTCGGCATCACCGAGTTCGCGAACAAGAAGCTCGTGCGGATTCCGTGA
- a CDS encoding sigma-54-dependent Fis family transcriptional regulator, producing MRREEAPHLPALSRAERERIRSSREALVKGGLLAAPPGSAGVPRHIERSWRRCVGEAVPVVRDEIDYREPEDNRTTLLRAAEPVLSRLKDSLGDVPVAMVLSDATGRIVVRHAQVRRTLEIMDRAHAAEGFDFSEPSVGTNGIGTVLVERRPVLVRGPEHYNALLEDLTCAGTPIIEPCTGRVVGTFSLACATRDVHPLMTVMAGDVVRQIEARILDEAGDRRRRLVQAYLSVDQASTATLVVDADTVLANRLGLVHAGPELHPLLWRFLDEHGPATAQRMRVPLSDGPHEALVTPIRDCGTTAYSVRLLPGRPDAAGTGGAALPVVVGDVLHFDGQVNRQLETAVRHRELVAVTGASGTGKLYTAVRVLRRRGARDPLVVEPHLQRDWFDQARAAVADRRGVVLRRVHETPAPSVAQVRLLAAPGAPVALTADLDAAGDGVLGLVRQVATTVRLPTLAQCREHLPSLVRAVLAELPEPASATRFASPVWDLLMSWHWPGNLAELRNTVVQLARRAEGGTVEAGDLPDELRTARRGLSMLESAERAAVVEALQAAGGNRSRAARALGIGRNTLYRKMREFGIS from the coding sequence ATGCGTCGAGAAGAAGCTCCGCACCTGCCCGCGTTGTCGCGGGCGGAGCGGGAACGGATCCGAAGCAGCCGCGAGGCGCTGGTCAAGGGTGGCTTGCTGGCGGCGCCACCCGGGAGCGCCGGCGTGCCCCGGCACATCGAGCGGAGCTGGCGGCGGTGCGTGGGTGAGGCGGTACCGGTCGTTCGCGACGAGATCGACTACCGCGAACCCGAGGACAACCGGACGACGCTGCTGCGCGCCGCCGAGCCGGTGCTGAGCAGGCTCAAGGACAGCCTGGGCGACGTCCCGGTGGCGATGGTGCTCTCCGACGCCACCGGCCGCATCGTCGTGCGGCACGCCCAGGTCCGCCGCACGCTCGAGATCATGGACCGGGCGCACGCCGCCGAGGGGTTCGACTTCTCCGAACCGTCGGTCGGCACGAACGGCATCGGTACGGTGCTCGTCGAGCGACGCCCCGTGCTCGTGAGGGGCCCGGAGCACTACAACGCCCTGCTCGAAGACCTCACGTGCGCCGGGACCCCGATCATCGAACCCTGCACCGGCCGCGTGGTCGGCACGTTCTCGCTGGCCTGCGCGACCCGCGACGTCCACCCGCTGATGACGGTGATGGCCGGTGACGTGGTGCGGCAGATCGAGGCCCGCATCCTGGACGAGGCCGGGGACCGGCGGCGCAGGCTCGTGCAGGCGTACCTGTCGGTGGACCAGGCGAGCACCGCGACCCTGGTCGTCGACGCGGACACCGTCCTGGCCAACCGCCTCGGACTCGTCCACGCGGGGCCGGAGCTGCACCCGCTGCTGTGGCGGTTCCTGGACGAACACGGCCCGGCCACCGCCCAGCGGATGCGGGTGCCCCTGTCCGACGGCCCGCACGAGGCGCTGGTCACCCCGATCCGCGACTGCGGAACGACCGCGTACAGCGTGCGGCTGCTCCCCGGCCGCCCGGACGCGGCCGGCACCGGCGGCGCCGCCCTCCCGGTCGTCGTCGGTGACGTGCTGCACTTCGACGGCCAGGTCAACCGGCAGCTCGAGACCGCCGTCCGGCACCGCGAGCTGGTCGCCGTGACCGGAGCGAGCGGCACCGGGAAACTGTACACGGCGGTGCGCGTGCTGCGCCGCCGGGGTGCCCGGGACCCGCTGGTCGTCGAACCGCACCTGCAGCGCGACTGGTTCGACCAGGCGCGGGCGGCCGTCGCCGACCGGCGCGGGGTGGTCCTGCGCCGGGTCCACGAGACCCCCGCTCCGTCGGTCGCGCAGGTGCGGCTGCTGGCCGCGCCGGGAGCACCGGTCGCGCTGACCGCCGACCTCGACGCCGCCGGGGACGGGGTCCTCGGGCTGGTGCGGCAGGTCGCCACCACGGTGCGGTTGCCCACGCTCGCCCAGTGCCGCGAGCACCTGCCGTCCCTGGTCCGCGCCGTGCTGGCCGAGCTGCCCGAGCCGGCGTCGGCGACCCGGTTCGCCTCGCCGGTGTGGGATCTGCTGATGTCCTGGCACTGGCCCGGCAACCTCGCCGAACTCCGCAACACCGTGGTGCAGCTGGCGCGGCGGGCCGAGGGCGGCACCGTCGAAGCCGGCGACCTGCCCGACGAGCTCCGCACGGCGCGGCGGGGGCTGAGCATGCTGGAGTCCGCCGAGCGGGCCGCGGTGGTCGAAGCCCTGCAGGCCGCGGGCGGCAACCGCAGCCGCGCCGCGCGTGCGCTGGGCATCGGCCGCAACACGCTCTACCGCAAGATGCGCGAGTTCGGGATCAGCTGA
- a CDS encoding alpha/beta hydrolase, giving the protein MTTAPSTRPPGTSVESDALRALYADWADIIATTPGLTTRLFRSIFDEWHQPTREPEDVTYREDTVGGVPGIWAMPVGADTSQVLLYTHGGGFAVGSAASHRKLAGHVAKALGVTAFVLDYRRAPEHPHPAQLEDGVAAFTALTEQGVAPSDITTIGDSAGGNLAIAIPLALRDQGRPVPGRVIAFSPWLDMENSGTTLVTNDATDALINAPLLEGMIAGVLAGGKIDPKTPLANPLYADFTGFPRLYVNAGSVECLVDNATRVADKAQAAGADVTLSIVEGMQHVFPFLAGNAPEADAEIAAIAKWYRG; this is encoded by the coding sequence ATGACAACGGCGCCATCGACCCGGCCCCCGGGCACCTCGGTCGAATCGGACGCGCTGCGCGCGCTCTACGCCGACTGGGCCGACATCATCGCCACCACGCCGGGCCTGACCACGCGGCTGTTCCGCAGCATCTTCGACGAGTGGCACCAGCCCACCCGCGAGCCCGAGGACGTCACCTACCGCGAAGACACCGTCGGCGGCGTCCCCGGTATCTGGGCGATGCCCGTCGGCGCGGACACCTCCCAGGTGCTGCTCTACACCCACGGGGGCGGGTTCGCGGTCGGGTCGGCGGCCAGCCACCGCAAGCTGGCCGGGCACGTCGCCAAGGCGCTCGGGGTCACCGCCTTCGTGCTCGACTACCGCCGTGCGCCCGAGCACCCGCACCCGGCGCAGCTCGAGGACGGTGTCGCGGCGTTCACCGCGCTCACCGAGCAGGGCGTCGCGCCCTCCGACATCACCACGATCGGCGACTCGGCGGGCGGGAACCTGGCCATCGCCATCCCGCTGGCCCTGCGCGACCAGGGCCGGCCGGTGCCCGGACGGGTGATCGCGTTCTCGCCGTGGCTGGACATGGAGAACTCCGGCACCACACTGGTGACCAACGACGCGACCGACGCCCTGATCAACGCCCCGCTGCTCGAGGGCATGATCGCCGGGGTCCTCGCCGGCGGGAAGATCGACCCGAAGACGCCGCTGGCCAACCCGCTCTACGCCGACTTCACCGGGTTCCCCCGGCTCTACGTCAACGCCGGCTCCGTGGAGTGCCTGGTGGACAACGCCACCCGGGTCGCGGACAAGGCCCAGGCGGCGGGTGCCGACGTGACCCTGTCGATCGTCGAAGGCATGCAGCACGTCTTCCCGTTCCTCGCCGGCAACGCGCCGGAGGCCGACGCGGAGATCGCCGCGATCGCGAAGTGGTACCGCGGCTGA
- a CDS encoding flavin-containing monooxygenase, with translation MSTTRTPDVDAIVVGAGFGGIYALHKLRNELGLSVTAFEKGGGVGGTWYFNKYPGAKSDTEGFVYRYSFDEDLLRDWDWQTRYLDQPDVLAYLEHVVERFDLARDIRLNTEVTGAVFDEADELWRVTTSTGETLTARYLVNALGLLAKSNIPDIPGRESFAGRLVHTNAWPADLDITGKRVGVIGTGSTGTQFIIAAAKMASHLTVFQRSPQYCVPSGNRPMDQAEVDRIKEDFDAIWEQVRNSVVAFGFEESGVAAMSVSEEERRKVFQEAWDAGNGFRFMFGTFCDIATDPEANAAAAAFIRSKIAEIVEDPETARKLTPTDLYAKRPLCNEGYYETYNRDNVELVSIKENPIREITPAGVRTADGVEHTLDVLVFATGFDAVDGNYRAMDLRGRGGRHISEHWADGPTSYLGVAKAGFPNMFMILGPNGPFTNLPPSIEAQVEWIGELIGEAERTGVRTVEPTPEAEEGWTATCAEIADMTLFPKADSWIFGANIPGKKNAVMFYLAGLGAYRQKLREVADAGYEGFDLTREAEPASV, from the coding sequence ATGAGCACCACCCGCACCCCCGACGTCGACGCGATCGTCGTCGGCGCCGGATTCGGCGGCATCTACGCCCTGCACAAGCTGCGCAACGAACTCGGCCTGTCCGTCACGGCGTTCGAGAAGGGTGGCGGCGTCGGCGGAACCTGGTACTTCAACAAGTACCCGGGCGCCAAGTCCGACACCGAGGGCTTCGTCTACCGCTACTCGTTCGACGAGGACCTGCTGCGGGACTGGGACTGGCAGACCCGCTACCTGGACCAGCCCGACGTCCTGGCCTACCTCGAGCACGTCGTCGAGCGCTTCGACCTGGCGCGCGACATCCGGCTGAACACCGAGGTGACCGGCGCGGTCTTCGACGAGGCCGACGAGCTGTGGCGGGTCACCACGAGCACCGGCGAGACCCTCACGGCCCGGTACCTGGTCAACGCGCTCGGCCTGCTGGCCAAGAGCAACATCCCGGACATCCCCGGCCGCGAAAGCTTCGCCGGCCGCCTGGTGCACACCAACGCGTGGCCGGCGGACCTGGACATCACCGGCAAGCGCGTCGGGGTGATCGGTACCGGCTCGACCGGGACGCAGTTCATCATCGCCGCCGCGAAGATGGCGAGCCACCTCACCGTCTTCCAGCGGTCGCCGCAGTACTGCGTGCCCTCCGGCAACCGTCCGATGGACCAGGCCGAAGTGGACCGGATCAAGGAGGACTTCGACGCCATCTGGGAGCAGGTGCGCAACTCCGTCGTCGCGTTCGGGTTCGAGGAGAGCGGCGTGGCGGCGATGAGCGTGTCCGAAGAGGAACGCCGGAAGGTGTTCCAGGAGGCCTGGGACGCCGGCAACGGGTTCCGCTTCATGTTCGGCACGTTCTGCGACATCGCCACGGACCCGGAGGCGAACGCGGCCGCGGCGGCGTTCATCCGCTCGAAGATCGCCGAGATCGTCGAGGACCCGGAGACGGCCCGGAAACTCACCCCGACCGACCTCTACGCCAAGCGCCCGCTGTGCAACGAGGGCTACTACGAGACCTACAACCGCGACAACGTGGAGCTGGTCTCGATCAAGGAGAACCCCATCCGGGAGATCACCCCGGCCGGGGTGCGCACCGCGGACGGGGTGGAGCACACCCTCGACGTACTGGTGTTCGCCACCGGGTTCGACGCGGTCGACGGCAACTACCGGGCGATGGACCTGCGGGGCCGCGGCGGCAGGCACATCAGCGAGCACTGGGCCGACGGCCCGACCAGCTACCTCGGCGTGGCCAAGGCCGGCTTCCCGAACATGTTCATGATCCTCGGTCCCAACGGCCCGTTCACCAACCTGCCGCCGAGCATCGAGGCGCAGGTCGAGTGGATCGGCGAGCTGATCGGCGAGGCCGAGCGCACCGGGGTCCGGACGGTCGAGCCGACCCCGGAGGCCGAGGAGGGGTGGACGGCCACCTGCGCCGAGATCGCGGACATGACCCTGTTCCCCAAGGCCGACTCGTGGATCTTCGGGGCGAACATCCCCGGGAAGAAGAACGCCGTCATGTTCTACCTGGCCGGGCTCGGCGCCTACCGGCAGAAGCTGCGTGAGGTCGCCGACGCCGGCTACGAGGGTTTCGACCTGACTCGTGAGGCCGAACCCGCGAGCGTCTGA